The Penaeus vannamei isolate JL-2024 chromosome 4, ASM4276789v1, whole genome shotgun sequence genome segment TACTTGCACTGCGGTGTACCTGGAGAGACATGGCAGTGGTgctgaggagagaaatgagagtgatgatggtTGATAGTCTGGCTGACTCTTTATAGGCGGGATTTCACCATCAATGACGTCATAAGCGCTGCGGGGGATCcaaaaataactgcaataaaagAGGCCTCAGCATCAATTTCTTCGCTCTTATAGAGGGCCTGAAAAGTGATGTGCAGATACTTCCATAAAGACTAAAATACCTTGCCATTAGATTAATACAACTCCTGTTTTGATTATATGAAGAGGTTGATTtcacaaaaccaaaaaataaaaaaaataaaaatcgatttCCTATTATTCTGCGGTTTTATTATCGATGCCAGTGTTCACTTTCTCTTTACAAAGACATAGATACATGATCATGAAGactaatgcacacacatgtatgtatatacacatgtatacatatgtatatatgtttggatataaacacacgcacatatatatattcatgaatatatgcatttattaatatatatatatatatatatatatatatatatatatatatatatatatatatatatatatatatatatatatatatatatatatatatatatatatgtatgtatataaatatacatacatataaatatgtgcgtatctatctatctatgtatctatctatgtatctatgtatctatctatgtatatatatatatatatatatatatatatatatatatatatatatatatatatatatatatataaagataatatatttatatatccatatatgcatatctacacacacacacacacacacacacacacacacacatatatatatatatatatatatatatatatatatatatatatatatatatatgtatatatatatatacatatctatatgcgtgatgcgcgcgcgtgtctgtatatacctacatatataaaaatacgcgcacacacacacagacacacctacacacccacacacacacagacacaccaacacacacacacacacacacacacatatatatatgtatacacacgtgtgtatgcatatacatatatatatacatatatagatatatatatataaaataatgcataattaatctattatttatatatgtgtgcgtccgcgtgtttgtgatatatatatatatatatatatatatatatatatatatatatatatatataaatataaatgtttatatatatatatatatatatatatatacatatatatatatatatatatatatatatatatatatatatatatatatatatatatatatatatatataaacacacatatatacaaatatatgcatatatatacatttacatacagaagcacacacacacacacacacacacacacacacacacacacacacacacacatacacacacacacacacacacacacacacacacacacacacacacacacacacacacattcatacatatatatatatatatatatatatatatatatatatatatatatatatatatatatatatatatatatatatatatatatatatatatatatatatatatatacttatatgcatgcacacacacacacacacacacacacacacacacacacacacacacacacacacacacacacatatgtatagatagatagatatatagatagatatagatatagatatagatatagatatagatatagatatagttatagatatatatataattatatatatatataagtatatatatataatatatatatatatatatatatatatatatatatatatatatatatatatatatatatatatatatatatatatacatgtatttgtatatatgtatatatgtattgatatatacataactatatgtgaaaacattatgtgtgtgtgaatatatatatatgcagtttttatgtatgtatatatgtaacagatttagtagacattcatatatatatatatatatatatatatatatatatatatatatatatatatatatatatatatatatatatatatatatatatatatatatattgtgtatgtgtgtgtatgtgtatgtttgtgtgtgtgtaattaattgctttgatatacatatatttgtgaaaAGCTATGTAAACACATATCTGAGTGTGGTttcatgtgtttatgtgagtATTATATGCAAGACGATGAAGACAGATTAACAGGAATTAAATGTATTCACAACTCGACATCTAGAAGTAGCTAGCAACAAACGTACAGCATTGAGCACTTGAATAAGTGAATTAGCTGCCTCAAGTAACTATATTGTACTGATCAATCTGCGTGTTTGCAGTGAAGAATTATTCCGCAATTAAAATTATCGCTCTATAACAAATGCCCAATACAATAAGGTAGGTTTACACATAATTTTATCTTTAGATTTTAACACATGTATGTACCGGCTGGTAGGACTTCATAGACTTCCGGAAATCCGAGACAGATCAGCAGTTTGTATCATATTTCGGTAAACAAATTTGTTATAAAGGGTGTTCTCGTGATTTAGTCCAgggtccaatttttttttttcacgactCGGTTTATTTTGTACATTACCTCCGCGACCCAGTATGTCTGGTCAATCGTGTTTTTTCTCTCAACTCGAAATCagtttatacatataattgtgtgtgtgtttgtacatatatggatatttgcatgtacatatctgtatatatatatatatatatatatatatatatatatatatatatatatatatatatatatatatatatatatatatatatatttgtgtgtgtgtgggggagggtgctATATTGAAAGTGTATTAAGATTACTTAAAGGTTACAAAATATATAGAGCTTCTGTGTGAAATTGTAAACTGCAGAAAAAACAACTGCATTTATCTGTTCTGTGTAACTGATACCTGTTTGTCTTTTGGATATTTTATCCAAGTCTGGTTTGCAGGAGGGTAAGTGGGATTATGTGGCGACCCGGCACTGAAGAACCCTGACTTAATGTATCAAGATTTGGagtgttctttctcctttctgtaaTTTGTCTAGTTTTGGTTATTTCCAAGTATATAGAGGAAGGCCAACGTGGTGCTACATGCGTGCATATGTCTATAGACAACACAACTGTCCAGTTGGGAGATCGTTTGGTGAAGATTTCAAATTGCACACTTCACCTTTGCATTCAAAATGTACTTCCGCTTACTAAGTGCCTAATATATGTTGAAATCAGATTTGCAATATGGACTTAATACTGAAAACTTacgcatacattatgtatatccatacaaacatattttgtatgtatgaataaatgtgcaTAATAACATATGTTAATGATAGTATTCATTTACTGGTAAATGGAGAAAATGGAGCTTAAATGCAATCTTTATGAAATTCGATAAATTATGTACAGATTTATTTGAAGAAATCGACCTACGCATAGCTAGGAGTGGGGTGATAGGAAGGAGTAGGAGCCGGTTGGTAGGAGCGAGAAGGGGCAGGTTGGTAAGCAGGGTATTGGGCCTCTCCTTCGTATGTAACTTCAGCCACGTATCCGGAGTCGCCGTTCACGGTGTAGGCAACCCTCTGCACACGGCCGTCGGGAAGGAGAATGTAGTAAGCTCCCTGAGTATCGTAGCCATTACGATTTTCTTGGTGATTGTAGTCGTTTCCAGAATAGTCGTCCTTCACTgcatagttgaagtcgtactgagCTGGCCCCTGTTATGAGAAaattgtatgaatatttttagaatGAATGGGCAGTAGCGTAATTTTTCGTAATTGTGAATCCCCATGCCTTCATGTTCATGCACAactattacattttttattctgTATTGCATAAAACAATATGGAATTGCAAAGTTTACAAATGATTACAGATTTActgtgataaaaatataataattcaaTCTAATATAATAATgcagttattgttactattatgatcattaattttaataattattagtcaTATATCGATCAAAAGTTTATGATATAGTTGCCAATAGTGTATCCCacaatttagaaaaataaaatgctGAAGTTTATTTTTGCACTCTTCTGGCACTATGATTGATTTGCTCAGTCCATGTACCCTAGAAGTAACTGGAGATATCCCAGCGCTCGAGACCCTCAGCTTTGGTTTACTACACAGAGAAATTATACAGTGTTTACAGACTTACCGAAGGGGCAGGAGCATTGTAGGAGGGGGCAGGAGCACTGTATCTTGGGGCTGGGGCATGGTAGGAAGGCGCAGGTGTATTGTATGATGGAACTGTGCTGCCAAAGGCAACTGCTACTATTGCAAATAGTACGAATACCTGTTGAACATATAAAAGGATGATTAGAGTTTCCTACTTAGTttatatgtgtctctgtatgtgtgtgtatttatatataaatatgtatatataggcatacatatatgtgtatataataataataataataataataataatagtaataataataataataataataataatcgtggtaACCAGCTATACTTCCGCCACTGTGTACCTGAAGAGACATGGCAGTGGCACTGAGGAGAGAACTGAGTGTGATGATGGGCGGTAGCCTGACTGACTTTATAGGCGGAATTTGATCGTCAGAGTGATGTCATAGCTGCTGCAGGGAACCagaaattactgcaataagagaAACTTAAGGTTTCTCCTCCAGTATATGAAGGATAATAAACTTCGATATCAGGGTACGGACAACTACAAAAACtatatcatagtttttttttctttctttctttctttctttctttctttctttcttatatatactcGCTCCTCGACTATATATGTACAGTCATATTTAGTCCGCTAAAACTTTTCATCAGCAAAGTACAAGACTAGAAAGGACTGTAATAAGGAGTTTTTCATAATAATCCAATTCTAATGTCTATTCAATTTTTTTGACAGCataacatatgtaaataaacaaatatttagcaTTTAAACAGGATGAAATAATACATATAAAGATTCCATATGAATAGTACTTATggtaagagaaggaaataaaattattggaaaatttcttaacaagttatatatataacttatacacacatacatgcacatgaacacacgcatacacatatatgtgtgtgtgtaaacatatatatgtatatatatatatatatatatatatatatatatatatatatatatatatatatatatatatatatatatcgaaacacacacacacacacacatatgtgtgtgtgtgtgtgtgtgtgtgtgtgtgtatgtacatgcatatatgtgtgtgtgtgtgcgtatgtgttataTTTCAGGGTATGAAAATACTacttatgcttacacacacaaacatacaaatacacacacatatatgcatgtgtgtaaacatatatacgtgcatatgtatatgtatatactaatattatatatatatatatatatatatatatatatatatatatatatatatatatatatatatatatatatatatatgtatgtatgtatgtatgtatatatataaatatatatgaatatatatacatatatacatatacatacatgcatatatatgcagatatatacatatatatgtacaaatactaatgtatatatatatatatatatatatatatatatatatatatatatatatatatatatgtgtgtgtgtgtgtgtgtgtgtgtgtgtgtgtgtgtgtgtgtgtgtgtgtgtgtgtctgtgtgtgtgtgtgtgtgtgtgtgtgttcatgtatatacatatatatacatataatgcatattgatatatacgtatatacattatatatatattatatatatacatatatatttatatatggatagatagatatatagatatagatatcaacggatatttagatagatactcatacatacacacaatcacgcacacacacatatacgcgcaaacacagacctacacacacacacacacatatacatatatgcgtatgtatatgtgtatgtatttatgaaaatgtatacatacgGACAAATACAGAATTTCATAtgtaagcagacagatagatagatagggaagtagataaatagatagatagataggtaaatcgatgtatatatatatatatatatatatatatatatatatatatatatatatatatatatatatatatatatatatatatatatatatatatatatatatatatatatatatttgtgtgtgtgtgtgtgtgtgtgtgtgtgtgtgtgtgtgtgtttttatgtatatatgtatgtatattcatatatctagagagagagatagacacatacgcatatacgtacatatgtgtgtgtgtgtgtgtgtgtgtgcgtgtgtttgtgtgtgtgtgtgtgtgtgtttgtgtgtgtgtgtatgtatatatatatatatatatatatatatatatatatatatatatatatatatatatatatatatatatatatatatatatatatatatatgtatatatatatgtatatatatgtatatatatatacatatacatatacatatacatatacatatatatatatatatatatatatatatatatatatatatatatatatatatatatatatatatatatatatatatatatatatatatatatatatatatatatatatatatatatatatatatatatatatatatatatatatatatatatatatatatatatatatatatatatatatatatatatatatatatatatatatatatatatatatatatatatatatatatatatatatatatatatatatatatatatatatatatgacgcagAATAAGAACACAAAATATGTAAAACTTACTGAATTACTAACATAAGGAGGGAATTCAGCTTACGCATTTTCTCCATAGGtgtagtgtgtatacatatatatagagagagagatagatagatagatagatagatagatagatagatagatagatagatagatagatagatagatagatagatagattccacAAACA includes the following:
- the LOC113825662 gene encoding cuticle protein 7-like encodes the protein MYVFVLFAIVAVAFGSTVPSYNTPAPSYHAPAPRYSAPAPSYNAPAPSGPAQYDFNYAVKDDYSGNDYNHQENRNGYDTQGAYYILLPDGRVQRVAYTVNGDSGYVAEVTYEGEAQYPAYQPAPSRSYQPAPTPSYHPTPSYA